GAAGAACGATTGGTCAGGTTACAAACCACATAGATTCGTTCTCCGTTAGCAGGAATGAATTTTTTCAATGTTACAGTAGGCGACGCAGTTCCATTTCCAAACAAAAAAGATAAATCAGTCGTACCCTCCTGATAATATACAGGGGATGAAGTATGAGAATCATTGTATACGAATACTTGTATACCACTAATCTTACATTCCGACTCATTTTCCACACTACGCACTTGCACCAGTTCCGCGTCAGAGATAGATAGTCTGATGACATTTTTCTGAAAGAAGTCAACGGTTGTTGTTTCACTGTTATCGCTACAACTACCAACTAACAAAGGAATATTAATTGTACAGAGAATTAATAGACATCCTCTGAATAGGTAATATAAGCGTTGCTGTATTTTTGTTTTCATTTCATTTATACTTTTTTGATTTCTAATGAATTATTCCTTTACACAACGTATAGAGCCAGCCTGCACAAATCCAAGCCACAGAGTCGTATTTAACTTATTTATGCCAGTACCCTTTGGATAAAAATAAAGTAAAGCTCCCATTTTTTGCCAATAAAAGTCATCGCTACGTCGTCCATAAACTGACGAACTCCAATACGTTCCACTTATCGCTGGAGAAAATGCCCAATCAGGAGTACAAGTTATTGGCAAAAAAATCATTTTATCTTCTACATAGGCAGTAACACCGTTCATATTCACCCCACTCTCATTAAAAATAAAAAATGCATCGAATGGTGATATTTTATAACCAACAGGACAAGGATCGTAAATTGTTTTAATAGTCGAACTAGGATAATCGGCTATTGTTCCTTCCGGATTACCCCACACATAGCGCATTTCTGTTGTTTCCGAGTCTGAAGTTTTCGTACACCAAGTATCGTCTGACCAAGTTCTATGAATAAATATATCCGGATTATTGATAGCTTGAGCAAGAGTTAGCGGTTCCTCATGAGTAATCTTCCACAAAGAGCCGACACTTCTAACATTATATAAGGTAGTCAATTTCCCATCATTCTTCAATGGACTGTAAAACGGGTCTTTACGTCCCCATTGATAATGCAACCCTTGTGTAGTCCACAAAGCAGGTGTAATAGTTGTTGCCCCAAGATTACGATCCATCATTTTATATTTATTGCCTGTCTTTGGTACAATAAATTCTATTATTTGTGGCACAGCCGTACACCAAAGGTGCCAACTCCACAACACTTTCGCATCCTCCGCATTAGGATCAGCCTTATCATAAACGGCTATCAATGCATTTCCCCGGCTTCGTCCCATTTTCACTTGAACCCTATTATCGACTAAAGCAACTTGTTCCACCAGTTCATCCGTATCCTGCCAAAGCAATTTTGCCGATAAAGGATGAATATCCGCACCTGCTGCTTTCGTCAATATATTCCCCATTACATCTTCAAACTTTCCTTCATCAATAATACCGTCCGATCCGTTTCCCATTATGGTAGCCGTGAAAGAATAAGAGCCCGCACCTCTATCCGCTATATAGCTGTTGGCAGTGCCTTCCGTGTCCAATGGAGTAAAAGTATCCAATGAACTGATAGGAATATATTCCACATGCACATTATCGGAAGACACTTCGATAAAACCACCTTCATAATTAGCGGGAACACTACCGGTGGTACAATAGAAATTCATTACTTGCGCAGCAGTAAGGTCATAAATGCCACTGTTATCCGCCAATTTATCCGTTTCCGTTATTCCATTGCAATACAGTTGCAAATCACTTGTTGACATTAAATCCGCCTTATCAGGTTTCAAAGCTCTAATTCGTAAACGACCCGGAGTACGACAGTCCACTTTCACCAGCTTCACCGGATCGACAATATCTTTAATAAGGGTTATTCCTTTACCTGCAGTCCTGTCTATATAAAAGTCAGTACCTACAATATCACCTGTAACCCCTACATCTTCCCAATCAAGTATATGCATTTCCAATGAAAGTGATTTTATCATAAACCGGCACAACAGTTGATAGACATGATTACGTTCCAGCTTTTCCAAAGGCGCTCCGCCCGAATTGTTCGCATCCCCACCCAACTCTATCATATCGTATTCGTCAATGCCTATATTCAGCTTACTGTCCTTACACTCCATTTCCGGGATATAAAAAGAGTAAGCCAGCACACCTTTGTCTTCCGGAGAAGTTTCTTCTGGGATTTCACCTACTGTCTTTCTCGACAACATATTGATTGCGGAAGATGCATAATTACCAGTCTTTTCGGGAGAAATGAATCCGGTTTTGGAAACTCCCGTCACAACCAACATCGCAGGTATCTGAACTTCCTCCCGATTTCCTGATTCTTTCCGCATATAGACATCCACACGTGCTACTGCACGGTCTACATGCATATTGACCGTCTGTGTCGTTCCTTCCGCCGCATCCACCCCTGCCAGTTCTCCATACATGGGAAGGCAGTATTCTTTTCCATATTCTACGACATTAGTCTTTGTTGTCAAGTAGTCAGCCATCTGATACTGCACATCCACCAAATCATTCGGATGATCCACAGACTCAAGTATAGCACGGGTATTCAGGTCAACAGGCTCGTTTACAATGGTATACAATGTTTTCCCAGTAGCGGCTTTCACCTTGAAAACCGGAGTAGTGTAAGTCCCGTCGGTAGCGGTAAGTCCCTGCCAATAATACATCTTATCCAATGATGTACCATCAAAAACATAGATACGCAAACGGCTGATACGGGTTTCGTTCGTGTTCAGCACTTCCGGATCACTCGTGGCACGTGTGCTGATATTCATGCTCATCCGCACTTCTC
The DNA window shown above is from Bacteroides faecium and carries:
- a CDS encoding fimbrial protein, with protein sequence MNMRDKGCIWWMWLLLFLFSCTESEQTVEPVNPGEVRMSMNISTRATSDPEVLNTNETRISRLRIYVFDGTSLDKMYYWQGLTATDGTYTTPVFKVKAATGKTLYTIVNEPVDLNTRAILESVDHPNDLVDVQYQMADYLTTKTNVVEYGKEYCLPMYGELAGVDAAEGTTQTVNMHVDRAVARVDVYMRKESGNREEVQIPAMLVVTGVSKTGFISPEKTGNYASSAINMLSRKTVGEIPEETSPEDKGVLAYSFYIPEMECKDSKLNIGIDEYDMIELGGDANNSGGAPLEKLERNHVYQLLCRFMIKSLSLEMHILDWEDVGVTGDIVGTDFYIDRTAGKGITLIKDIVDPVKLVKVDCRTPGRLRIRALKPDKADLMSTSDLQLYCNGITETDKLADNSGIYDLTAAQVMNFYCTTGSVPANYEGGFIEVSSDNVHVEYIPISSLDTFTPLDTEGTANSYIADRGAGSYSFTATIMGNGSDGIIDEGKFEDVMGNILTKAAGADIHPLSAKLLWQDTDELVEQVALVDNRVQVKMGRSRGNALIAVYDKADPNAEDAKVLWSWHLWCTAVPQIIEFIVPKTGNKYKMMDRNLGATTITPALWTTQGLHYQWGRKDPFYSPLKNDGKLTTLYNVRSVGSLWKITHEEPLTLAQAINNPDIFIHRTWSDDTWCTKTSDSETTEMRYVWGNPEGTIADYPSSTIKTIYDPCPVGYKISPFDAFFIFNESGVNMNGVTAYVEDKMIFLPITCTPDWAFSPAISGTYWSSSVYGRRSDDFYWQKMGALLYFYPKGTGINKLNTTLWLGFVQAGSIRCVKE